In one Brevibacillus composti genomic region, the following are encoded:
- a CDS encoding protein arginine kinase, translating into MSQQQFMQNPWSNWMKGEGPDSDIVISTRLRIARNLRQHPFPLLATDSQAEEVVRKVSEASKTTACDGRPLELICMEQLNPLEKRVLVEKHLISPHLAEESRKGAVLLSPDESISIMVNEEDHIRIQVLLPGFQLQQTWEIGTKIDDSFEKHVNYAFDEKRGYLTSCPTNVGTGIRASVMLHLPALVMTQQINRILQAINQVGLVVRGIYGEGSEALGNLFQLSNQVTLGMSESDILSNLYGVAKQIIEQERVARRYLLEHSRINLEDRIMRSYGILQYARTLESKEAAQRLSDVRLGVDLGIVKNISYLVLNELLVTTQPGFLQHHAGQKLSPDQRDERRARLIREKLSATQ; encoded by the coding sequence ATGTCCCAACAACAGTTTATGCAAAACCCTTGGAGCAATTGGATGAAAGGGGAAGGGCCTGACTCGGACATCGTCATCAGCACCAGGCTGCGAATCGCCCGCAACCTGCGGCAGCACCCTTTCCCGCTGCTGGCCACGGACTCGCAAGCGGAAGAGGTGGTCCGCAAGGTGTCCGAGGCCAGCAAGACAACTGCGTGTGACGGGCGGCCGCTCGAGCTCATTTGCATGGAGCAGCTCAATCCCCTGGAAAAGCGCGTCCTCGTCGAAAAGCATTTAATCAGTCCGCATCTGGCGGAGGAATCCCGCAAAGGGGCTGTGCTGCTCAGTCCGGATGAATCGATCAGCATCATGGTCAATGAAGAAGACCATATTCGGATCCAGGTGCTCTTGCCCGGGTTTCAACTGCAGCAAACCTGGGAAATAGGTACAAAAATCGATGACAGCTTCGAGAAGCATGTGAACTACGCTTTCGATGAAAAAAGAGGCTACCTGACAAGCTGTCCTACCAATGTGGGGACGGGAATACGGGCATCCGTCATGCTTCACTTGCCCGCACTGGTGATGACCCAGCAGATCAACCGAATCCTTCAAGCGATCAATCAGGTCGGCCTTGTGGTCCGGGGAATCTACGGAGAGGGCAGCGAAGCACTCGGCAATTTGTTTCAGCTGTCCAATCAGGTTACACTGGGGATGTCAGAATCCGATATCCTGTCCAATCTGTACGGCGTAGCCAAACAGATCATCGAGCAGGAACGGGTAGCCCGCCGGTATTTGCTGGAGCACTCCCGGATTAACCTGGAGGACCGGATTATGCGATCGTACGGGATCCTGCAATACGCCCGGACGCTGGAATCCAAGGAGGCGGCACAACGGCTCTCCGACGTAAGGCTGGGAGTCGATCTGGGAATTGTAAAAAATATTTCCTACCTCGTGTTGAACGAATTGCTGGTGACGACGCAGCCCGGCTTCTTGCAGCATCACGCGGGCCAGAAGCTGTCGCCCGATCAGCGCGACGAACGGCGGGCCCGATTGATTCGCGAAAAGCTGTCTGCTACGCAGTAG